A stretch of the Ictidomys tridecemlineatus isolate mIctTri1 chromosome 5, mIctTri1.hap1, whole genome shotgun sequence genome encodes the following:
- the Carmil3 gene encoding capping protein, Arp2/3 and myosin-I linker protein 3 isoform X11 — protein MESRNAVLGPGDTPNTRRRALGLSLGSPQEGSARARAGSHAVRQRSAHAQFSTSPGGAGDPALRGGGRSARAAAPDWSGLGRCCSAQRPGPAGAGTSMCRGSPAAAEAAAAPLQQQQQQQQQQQQQRPPWPRPAWSSPASCKLWHRCPRSILLCPARLTLPRTFLSWSRPSRSWVTDSIRRCLSQGAVLQQHRVKLETKPKKFEDRVLALTSWRLHLFPLKVPAKVESSFNVLEIRAFNTLSQNQILVETERGMVSMRLPSAESVDQVTRHVSSALSKVCPGPGCLIRRGNVDTPEGPRDTSPNSETSTSTTHSVCGGFSETYAALCDYNGLHCREEVQWDVDTIYHAEDNREFNLLDFSHLESRDLALMVAALAYNQWFTKLYCKDLRLGSEVLEQVLHTLSKSGSLEELVLDNAGLKTDFVQKLAGVFGENGSCVLHALTLSHNPIEDKGFLSLSQQLLCFPTGLTKLCLAKTAISPRGLQALGQTFGANPAFASSLRYLDLSKNPGLLATDEANALYSFLAQPNALVHLDLSGTDCAVDLLLGALLHGCCSHLTYLNLARNSCSHRKGREAPPAFKQFFSSAYTLSHVNLSTTRLPLEALRALLQGLSLNSHLSDLHLDLSSCELRSAGAQALQEQLGAVTCVGSLDLSDNGFDSDLLTLVPALGKNKSLKHLFLGKNFNVKAKTLEEILHKLVQLIQEEDCSLQSLSVADSRLKLRTSILINALGSNTCLAKVDLSGNGMEDIGAKMLSKALQINSSLRTILWDRNNTSALGFLDIARALESNHTLRFMSFPVSDISQAYRSAPERTEDVWQKIQWCLVRNNHSQTCPQEQAFRLQQGLVTSSAEQMLQRLCGRVQEEVRALRLCPLEPVQDELLYARDLIKDAKNSRALFPSLYELGHVLANDGPVRQRLESVASEVSKAVDKELQVILESMVSLTQELCPVAMRVAEGHNKMLSNVAERVTVPRNFIRGALLEQAGQDIQNKLDEVKLSVVTYLTNSIVDEILQELYHSHKSLARHLTQLRTLSDPPGGLGQGQDLSSRGRGRNHDHEETTDDELGTNIDTMAIKKQKRCRKIRPVSAFISGSPQDMESQLGSLGIPPGWFSGLGGSQPSASGSWEGLSELPTHGYKLKHQTQGRPRPPRTTPPGPGRPSQVPVPGTRQENGMASRLDEGLEDFFSRRVMDESSSYPRTLRTVRPGLSEAPLPPLQKKRRRGLFHFRRPRSFKGDRGPGSPTAGLLLPPPPPPPPTQESPPSPDPPSLGNNSSPCWSPEEETSLLPGFGGGRGPSFRRKMGTEGSEPGEGDPVPGTAQQPRAHGVALPGLGRAKGWSFDGKREGTGPDLDDSTQAWQKRRSSDDAGPGAWKPPPPPQSSKPSFSAMRRAEATWHIASSPLPSPS, from the exons ATGGAGAGCAGGAACGCTGTCCTCGGCCCGGGAGATACCCCAAACACCAGGCGACGTGCTCTGGGCCTCTCACTAGGTAGCCCGCAGGAGGGGTCGGCGCGAGCGCGCGCGGGGTCTCACGCGGTTCGGCAGCGCAGCGCGCATGCTCAGTTCAGCACTTCTCCGGGCGGGGCGGGAGACCCGGCGCTCCGAGGCGGGGGGAGGAGCGCTCGCGCAGCCGCCCCTGACTGGAGCGGGCTCGGTCGCTGCTGCAGCGCTCAGCGCCCGGGCCCTGCCGGAGCCGGGACTAGCATGTGCCGCGGCTCCCCGGCGGCGGCAGAGGCGGCGGCGGCTCCTctgcagcaacagcagcagcagcagcagcagcagcagcagcagcgacCGCCATGGCCAAGGCCAGCGTGGAGCTCACCCGCGAGCTGCAAG CTCTGGCATCGCTGTCCCCGGAGCATCCTTCTCTGCCCCGCTCGCCTCACCCTACCAAGGACCTTCCTATCCTGGAGCCGCCCGTCCCGCTCTTGGGTGACAG acAGCATCCGGAGGTGCCTGAGCCAAGGGGCTGTGCTCCAGCAACATCGAGTGAAGCTAGAGACAAAACCCAAGAAGTTTGAGGACCGAGTGCTG GCCCTGACCTCCTGGCGCCTCCACCTCTTCCCCCTTAAAGTCCCTGCCAAG GTGGAGAGCTCCTTCAATGTCCTGGAGATCCGTGCCTTCAACACGCTCAGTCAGAACCAG ATCCTGGTGGAGACGGAGCGCGGCATGGTGAGCATGCGACTGCCATCAGCTGAGAGCGTGGACCAGGTGACGCGACATGTGagctctgccctctccaaggTCTGCCCTGGCCCTGG gtgttTGATCCGACGTGGAAATGTGGACACACCTGAGGGCCCCCGAGACACATCCCCCAACTCTGAGACTTCAACATCTACCACCCATAGTGTGTGTG GTGGCTTCTCCGAGACCTATGCTGCCCTGTGTGACTACAATGGGCTGCACTGCCGTGAGGAGGTGCAATGG GATGTGGATACCATTTACCATGCTGAGGATAACCGCGAGTTCAATCTTCTGGATTTCAGCCACTTAGAGAGCCG AGATTTGGCCCTAATGGTGGCAGCCCTGGCCTACAACCAGTGGTTTACCAAACTCTACTGCAAAGACCTGCGGCTG GGTTCAGAAGTTCTAGAACAGGTGCTACATACCCTGAGCAAGTCGGGGAGCCTGGAAGAGCTAGTGCTGGACAATGCTGGACTTAAGAC GGACTTTGTCCAGAAGCTGGCCGGGGTGTTTGGGGAGAACGGGAGCTGTGTGCTGCATGCCCTCACTCTGTCCCACAACCCCATCGAGGACAAGG GTTTCCTCAGTCTGAGCCAGCAGCTACTCTGCTTCCCCACTGGCCTCACCAAGCTGTGCTTGGCCAAGACTGCCATTTCCCCCCGAG GGCTCCAGGCACTGGGCCAGACATTTGGGGCCAACCCGGCCTTCGCCAGCTCCCTTCGATACCTGGACCTGAGCAAGAACCCTGGGCTGCTCGCCACCGACGAAGCCAAT GCTCTGTACAGTTTCCTGGCCCAGCCCAATGCCCTGGTGCACCTGGACCTGTCGGGGACTGACTGTGCTGTTGACTTG CTTCTGGGTGCCCTGCTTCATGGCTGCTGCTCCCACCTCACCTACCTCAACCTGGCTCGCAACAGCTGTTCCcacag GAAGGGCCGGGAGGCCCCACCAGCCTTCAAGCAGTTCTTCAGCAGCGCCTACACACTGAGCCACGTCAACCTATCAACCACAAGGCTGCCCCTGGAGGCCCTCAG GGCACTACTTCAGGGCCTCTCCCTCAACAGTCACCTCAGTGATTTGCACCTGGACCTCAGCAGCTGTGAG CTCCGCTCAGCAGGAGCCCAGGCCTTGCAGGAGCAGCTGGGGGCTGTCACCTGTGTGGGCAGCCTAGATCTGTCAGACAATG GGTTCGACTCGGACCTCCTGACCCTGGTGCCTGCACTTGGCAAGAACAAGTCCCTCAAGCACCTGTTCCTGGGCAAGAACTTCAATGTCAAGGCCAA GACCCTGGAGGAGATCCTCCACAAGCTGGTTCAACTGATCCAGGAAGAGGACTGT TCCCTGCAGTCACTGTCAGTGGCAGACTCCCGACTGAAGCTCCGTACCAGCATCCTCATCAATGCTCTGGGAAGTAACACCTGCCTGGCCAAAGTGGATCTGAGCGGCAATGGCATGGAGGACATCGGGGCCAAGATGCTGTCTAAGGCCCTGCAGATAAATTCCTCCCTCAG AACTATCCTATGGGATCGGAACAATACATCTGCCCTGGGCTTCCTGGATATTGCAAGGGCACTGGAGAG CAACCACACACTCCGCTTCATGTCCTTCCCGGTGAGCGACATCTCCCAAGCCTACCGCAGTGCCCCTGAGCGCACGGAGGACGTCTGGCAGAAG ATCCAATGGTGCCTGGTGAGGAACAACCACTCTCAGACATGCCCCCAGGAGCAGGCCTTCAGGCTACAGCAGGGCCTGGTGACCAGCAGCGCCGAGCAA ATGCTGCAGCGGCTGTGTGGACGAGTGCAGGAGGAGGTGCGGGCACTGAGGCTGTGCCCTTTGGAACCTGTGCAGGATGAGCTGCTCTACGCTCGGGACCTCATCAAGGATGCCAAAAACTCCCGGGCG CTGTTTCCCAGCCTCTATGAGCTGGGCCATGTGCTGGCCAATGACGGACCTGTGCGGCAGAGGCTGGAATCAGTAGCCAGTGAGGTGTCCAAGGCTGTGGACAAGGAGCTGCAG GTGATCCTGGAATCCATGGTCAGCCTAACACAAGAGTTATGCCCCGTAGCCATGCGGGTGGCTGAGGGGCACAATAAGATGCTGAGCAATGTGGCAGAGCGCGTCACTGTGCCTCGGAACTTCATCCGAGGGGCACTGCTGGAGCAGGCGGGACAGGACATTCAGAACAAGCTGGA TGAGGTGAAGCTCTCAGTTGTCACCTACTTGACCAACTCCATAGTGGATGAGATCCTGCAGGAGCTGTACCACTCCCACAAGAGCCTG GCCCGGCACTTGACCCAGTTAAGGACACTATCAGATCCACCAGGGGGGCTGGGCCAAGGGCAGGATCTGTCCTCCAGAGGCCGAGGCCGGAACCATGACCACGAGGAGACCACAGATGATGAACTTGGGACCAACATC GACACCATGGCCATCAAAAAGCAGAAACGCTGCCGCAAGATCCGACCGGTGTCTGCCTTCATCA GTGGGAGCCCTCAGGACATGGAAAGCCAACTGGGGAGCCTGGGGATCCCCCCTGGCTGGTTCTCAGGACTCGGGGGCAGCCAGCCTTCAGCTAGTGGCTCCTGGGAAGGTCTATCTGAGCTGCCTACTCATGGTTATAAACTAAAGCATCAAACACAAGGGAGGCCCCGGCCCCCCAGGACCACCCCACCAGGACCAGGTCGGCCCAGT CAGGTACCAGTACCTGGGACTCGTCAGGAGAATGGAATGGCCAGCCGCCTAGATGAGGGGCTAGAGGACTTTTTCAGCCGAAGGGTCATGGATGAAAGTTCCAG CTACCCCAGGACTCTGAGGACTGTTCGGCCAGGCCTCTCAGAGGCACCACTGCCTCCACTCCAGAAGAAGAGGCGCCGAGGCCTGTTTCATTTTCGGAGGCCCCGGAGCTTCAAGGGGGACAGGGGACCAGGGTCCCCCACTGCTGgactcctccttcctccacccccacccccacccccaactcagGAGAGCCCTCCCAGCCCAGACCCCCCGAGCCTCGGCAATAACTCTTCTCCCTGCTGGAGCCCAGAGGAAGAAACCAGCCTCCTCCCTGGATTTGGTGGGGGAAGGGGACCTTCCTTCCGTAGGAAGATG GGCACCGAAGGGTCAGAGCCAGGGGAGGGGGACCCAGTTCCTGGGACAGCACAGCAGCCAAGGGCCCATGGTGTTGCCCTTCCTGGATTGGGAAGAGCCAAGGGTTGGAGCTTCGACGGGAAACGAGAG GGCACAGGCCCAGACCTGGATGACAGCACCCAGGCTTGGCAGAAAAGGCGCTCTTCAGATGATGCAG ggcctggagcctggaAGCCACCCCCTCCCCCTCAAAGCTCCAAGCCAAGCTTCAGTGCCATGCGGCGAGCAGAGGCCACATGGCACATAG CTTCTTCTCCTCTGCCATCCCCCAGCTGA